A part of Sulfurimonas sp. HSL-1716 genomic DNA contains:
- the rpsU gene encoding 30S ribosomal protein S21 gives MPGIVLRHDDNFDAAYRRFKKQTDRNLIVTEARARRFHETETEKRKKDKISARKKMLKRLYMMRRYESRL, from the coding sequence ATGCCTGGTATCGTATTACGTCATGACGATAATTTTGATGCAGCTTACCGCCGTTTCAAGAAACAAACAGATAGAAATCTGATTGTTACTGAAGCTCGTGCTCGCCGTTTCCATGAAACAGAGACCGAAAAGCGTAAGAAAGACAAAATTAGCGCTCGTAAGAAAATGCTAAAACGTCTTTATATGATGAGACGTTATGAATCACGCCTGTAG
- a CDS encoding DUF234 domain-containing protein: MDVEYSAVLTGLAMGDGRIHSAFKRARISDENAGEIAKKLMDTRIVRLLRSRKQFTSWVNDERISDKLLFTTPFLRFWFAFVAPIFKGIKEGNYDEFNQRYENKIAELREAVFKELSFEVVKKSFADDAITEIASYWDRETEIDLFAKTVSKKVIVGSCRYTNAKLKKSEIAKLQELSKRARLKADVFVIVAKRGFSNELKSLKSENVRLFTLKNFKSLLL; this comes from the coding sequence GTGGACGTGGAGTACAGTGCAGTGCTTACGGGTCTGGCTATGGGGGATGGACGTATTCATTCCGCATTTAAAAGAGCCAGGATATCCGATGAGAACGCCGGTGAGATTGCTAAAAAGCTGATGGATACCCGCATTGTCAGACTGCTCAGATCAAGAAAACAGTTCACAAGCTGGGTGAATGACGAGAGGATAAGCGACAAGCTTCTTTTCACGACCCCTTTTTTGAGGTTTTGGTTTGCCTTTGTCGCACCGATATTCAAAGGGATCAAAGAGGGTAATTATGACGAGTTCAACCAAAGATATGAGAATAAGATAGCCGAGCTGCGCGAGGCGGTGTTCAAAGAGCTTTCTTTTGAAGTCGTCAAAAAAAGTTTCGCCGATGATGCGATAACCGAGATAGCATCCTATTGGGACAGAGAAACGGAGATCGATCTTTTTGCAAAAACGGTATCTAAAAAAGTGATCGTCGGTTCATGCAGATACACGAATGCAAAGCTCAAAAAGAGCGAGATAGCAAAGCTTCAGGAGCTTTCAAAAAGAGCAAGACTCAAAGCGGATGTTTTCGTTATCGTCGCAAAAAGAGGTTTTTCAAACGAACTGAAATCTTTAAAGAGCGAGAATGTCAGACTTTTTACTCTTAAAAATTTTAAATCTCTGCTTTTGTAA
- a CDS encoding diguanylate cyclase: MLKVIIFYILLVFSSLYADNKLQNVTLQLQWKHQFEYAGFYAAEEKGFYKEVGLDVSFKEFKNGMHPVDDVLDTKNAYGITYSDLIVDYLDGKPVVFVANFFKHSPLVLVAQSNIKLPSDLKGKKIMGIENTIKSTAFLMMFKDFGMNLGSFTNVPPSFKIDDFVNKKIDAMVVFSTNELFYLDKACVKYNVFNPSSYGTEFYDVNLFTSRDELINHPRRVENFKNASIRGWQYALTHKEEIIDLILKKYNTQHKSRAALEFEANQIQHAVLPSIFPIGSIDPVRVRMMAEDFKEMGLVSTETALDFSNFIYEDKHYASDLTKEEKSFLISKGPIKMCADPDWMPFEGIKDGRHIGIAADFFNLIRKKSDIKIELYPTKTWQQSVNAAKTRKCDIFSLASSTPSRLKYMQFTDPYIKLPLVLATKMDKPYTYNFYALKDKKIGVVGGYAIGEILRRKYPNMDIVDVKNIHDGLKKVERGELYGYVDNLMVLAYTIQHEFTGLLKISSRVNENVALAIGTRNDEPLLHTIFEKLVHTVSEKEKQEIYNQWVSVEETKEMNYGFIIKLLSVILIISLAFLYHYFRLKKYSAELKRLSVTDSLTGIYNRMKTDDILQYQYDLFSRYKTPCGVIMLDIDHFKEVNDTYGHQTGDYVLQQFAQILKNSIRSTDIAGRWGGEEFLIICPNTNIEQVENVANNIKDKIAAYHFANNVKHLTASFGVSCFGDRKNIDDVIKAADSALYTSKEKGRNQVTKAEI; encoded by the coding sequence ATGTTGAAAGTTATTATATTTTATATTTTATTGGTGTTTTCGTCTCTTTATGCGGATAATAAGCTGCAAAACGTAACGCTCCAGCTGCAATGGAAACATCAGTTCGAGTATGCCGGATTTTATGCTGCTGAGGAGAAGGGTTTTTACAAAGAGGTAGGTCTTGACGTAAGCTTTAAAGAGTTTAAAAACGGCATGCATCCGGTAGACGACGTTTTAGATACCAAAAACGCATACGGCATAACCTATTCCGATCTGATCGTAGATTATCTCGACGGAAAACCCGTAGTCTTCGTAGCAAATTTTTTTAAGCACTCGCCGCTTGTCCTTGTCGCTCAAAGCAACATAAAACTTCCCAGCGATCTTAAAGGCAAAAAGATCATGGGGATAGAAAACACCATAAAAAGTACGGCTTTTTTGATGATGTTCAAAGATTTCGGCATGAATCTTGGCAGCTTTACCAATGTACCTCCGAGCTTTAAGATCGACGACTTCGTAAATAAAAAGATCGACGCTATGGTCGTTTTTTCCACAAATGAACTTTTTTATCTTGACAAAGCCTGCGTAAAGTACAATGTCTTTAATCCCTCGAGCTACGGAACCGAGTTTTACGACGTCAATCTTTTCACGTCAAGAGACGAGCTCATAAACCATCCAAGAAGAGTAGAAAATTTCAAAAATGCAAGCATAAGAGGATGGCAGTATGCATTGACGCATAAAGAGGAGATCATAGACCTCATCTTGAAAAAATATAATACGCAGCACAAATCCCGTGCAGCGTTGGAGTTCGAAGCCAATCAGATCCAGCATGCCGTTCTTCCTTCCATCTTTCCCATAGGAAGTATAGACCCCGTGCGGGTAAGGATGATGGCCGAAGATTTCAAAGAGATGGGTCTTGTATCGACGGAAACCGCGTTGGATTTTAGCAACTTTATCTATGAAGACAAACATTATGCAAGCGACCTTACAAAGGAGGAGAAAAGCTTTCTTATCTCAAAAGGACCTATCAAGATGTGCGCCGACCCCGACTGGATGCCTTTTGAAGGGATCAAAGACGGCAGACACATAGGTATAGCGGCCGACTTTTTCAATCTCATCAGAAAAAAATCCGACATCAAGATAGAACTTTATCCTACAAAAACATGGCAGCAAAGCGTCAATGCCGCAAAAACGAGAAAGTGCGACATCTTCTCTCTCGCATCTTCGACACCCAGCCGTTTAAAATACATGCAGTTTACCGATCCGTACATAAAGCTGCCTCTTGTTCTCGCTACAAAAATGGATAAACCCTACACATACAATTTTTATGCACTCAAAGACAAAAAGATCGGCGTCGTAGGAGGTTATGCTATCGGTGAGATACTTCGCCGCAAATACCCCAATATGGATATCGTAGACGTAAAAAATATTCACGATGGATTGAAAAAAGTCGAGAGAGGCGAACTCTACGGATATGTCGACAATCTGATGGTACTGGCATATACAATCCAGCATGAATTTACCGGGCTTTTAAAAATATCCTCAAGAGTAAACGAGAATGTCGCCCTTGCGATAGGTACAAGAAACGACGAACCGCTTCTTCATACGATATTTGAAAAACTGGTCCATACGGTTTCGGAAAAAGAGAAACAGGAGATCTACAACCAATGGGTCTCTGTAGAGGAAACAAAAGAGATGAACTACGGTTTCATAATCAAACTGCTTTCTGTCATATTGATCATATCTCTGGCGTTTTTATACCACTACTTCAGACTAAAAAAATACAGTGCCGAGTTAAAACGATTATCTGTCACAGATTCTTTGACGGGCATTTATAATAGGATGAAGACGGACGATATCTTGCAATACCAATACGACCTTTTCTCAAGATATAAAACACCGTGCGGAGTCATTATGCTTGATATCGACCATTTTAAAGAGGTAAACGATACGTACGGCCATCAAACGGGAGATTACGTGCTCCAGCAGTTCGCTCAAATATTGAAAAACAGTATCAGATCCACCGACATAGCAGGCCGCTGGGGCGGAGAAGAGTTTTTGATCATCTGTCCCAACACGAACATAGAACAGGTGGAAAATGTCGCGAACAACATAAAAGACAAAATAGCCGCTTACCATTTCGCAAACAATGTAAAGCATCTGACGGCGAGTTTCGGCGTCAGCTGTTTTGGTGACCGAAAAAATATAGACGATGTGATAAAAGCTGCCGATTCTGCCTTGTATACATCAAAAGAAAAAGGCAGAAATCAGGTTACAAAAGCAGAGATTTAA